CTGACCGATACATCCCATTGCCGGTACTCAGATCGGGGCGCTGCAGCCCCTCTCCGCTGCCCACGTACAGAATGTTGGGATTCGACGGCGCCACTTCGACCGCACCGACCGAGCCCGTGTTCTGCGCGTCAAAGATCGGATTCCACGTACGACCCGCATCGTTGGTCTTCCACACACCGCCGTTGGTGGCCGCCATGTAGAACACATTCGGCTGCGATGGCACCCCCACGGCGCTCTTGGTGCGGCCGGCACGAAACGGACCGATATGACGCCAGCGAGGGCCCTGCACCGCCCCGCTGGGGAAGGTCGCCTGCGCGGCAAGCGCCGTGGGCGAGGCGAAGAGCGGCAAGGCGGAAGCGACCAAGGTCGCCGATAGGGTCAACCGACGAAGGCAGCGCACGAGCAGCTCGGGAAGAGGGGCAGCGTTGGACACGCCTGACACCGGGCCGGTGTCCGGCGACAGAACAATGCCATGAACAAGCCGCGCTGGACAGACGTGAGCGCCCCGTCGACGGCCCGGTCGCGCTATTTGGCGGGGTGCGCGCGGAAGAACTCCTGCATTTTCGCGTGCACCAACACCGACTGCTCGATGTGCGGTAAATGTCCGGCCGAGTCCACGGGAAAGAACTCGAGCTGCGGCATGTTCGTGCGTGCCACCTCAGACAGCCCGATCGGTACGGTCTGGTCCTGCTTCCCCCACACCAGCAGTGTCGGCACGCCGGCTTTCGCGGCGCTCGCGAACAGCGCTCCGAAATCGGTGCGGCTCATCGTGACGGCACTACGCAGCAGCGCGCGACCGAACCCCTTGTAGCGCATCTGCGGCCGGTACTGATCGACCCACGTCGGATACTGCGCCGGGTGCAGGAAATCCGACGCCTGTCCATCGGCCATGCCCGGCACCTGCGTGGTCTGCCACACCCAGGGCCCCACGACCGGCCACGAAAGAAAGCCGGGCAACACGCGAGCGCTGCTCACCGGATCGATCATCGTGAACGTGCGCACTCGTGCGGCGTGTCCCGCCACGTAGTGCGACGTCACGAATCCGCCGAACGACAATCCCACGAGATCGACCGGTTGCGTGATGCGCAGCGAATCCAGCAGGTCATTCAGCTGCGCATCGTACATCGCGCCGTCATACGCCGCGTCGGGTCGGTCTGACCATCCGCGACCGAACAGGTCATAGCGAATCACGCGATAGCCGGCCGCACTGAGCGCAGTGCTGGTCGAATCCCAGATGTACGACGGCACCGAGAAGCCGTGCACCAAGACGACCACGCGCCCCGTATCGGGGCCGGCGATGTCGTAGTGGGTCACCCCGCCGGAAAGGGCCACGAACTGTCCCGGCACGCCGGTCCGCGCGGCCGCGTCCAACGGCCCCTTCTCCGGATTCTTCCACGCGCCGTAGCCCGTCAGTCCCACCAGCAACAGCACGAGCCCAATGAGAGTGTAGCGAGCGAATCGACGCATGGTGGGCGGGACTGAGATGAGAGGAGGAGCGGTCACGGGAATATCGCGCCCGCTGGCGGCACCGTCCATTTCGATGGCATGTTGGCGGATGCCGCAAACCCTCAAGTTGCGCGAGCGCCAGGTGTTGACGATGATGGCCGAGGGCCTGTCTGCCCCGGCCATTGCACAGCGACTGTCGCTCTCGGCGGATACCGTGCGCTGGTACATCAAGCAGCTCTACGCCTTGCTCGAGGTGTCGTCGCGCGCCGAGGCCATCCGGGTGGCGATGTCGCGTGGCCTGCTCGACGCACCGGTACAGCCGGCCGCGTCGGCACCCGTGTCGCGATCGGAGATTCGCTACGCCAATAATGCCGGCGTCCACGTCGCGTATCAGATCGTCGGCAGCGGTCCGGTCACGCTGCTGTTCATGCACGGCTTTGTGTCGCACCTCGATCTCGCCTGGGAGCAGCTGGAGTACGCCGCCTTCTTCGAGCAGCTTGGACGCGTGGCGCGCGTGATCCTGTTCGACAAGCGCGGTGTCGGTGTGTCCGATCGCCAAGGCGGTCCGGCCACGATCGAACAGACCGTCGCCGACGCGCGATGTGTGCTCGATGCCGCCGGTACCGCCGGTACGGCGCATACCTTCATCATGGGCACATCGGAGGGCGGCGCCGCTGCCGTACTCCTCGCGTCGATGTATCCGGAACGCGTGCATGGACTCATCCTGTTCGGTGTCTCGCCATTTATTGGTGGTCACGGCACGGAGTTTCCGTGGACGTCGAACGGTGACGGGCAGTACCCGCTGCTCACCCCGGCACCGGAGCGATGGGGAGAGACGTGGTCGCTCGACCGATTCGCACCGTCGCGCGCCGATCAGCTCGACTTCCGCAACTGGTGGTCTCGTCTACTGCGTGCCGCGACCAGTCCGTCGGTGATCGACACCGTCTTGGCCAACGCGCGCGCCGTGGATATTCGCGCATTGCTGCCATCGATCACCACGCGTACCCTCGTCATCCATCGTATCGGCGATCGCCTCGTGCCATTGGCAGCGGGACGCTACTTCGCCGCGCGCATGCCGCACGCGCGCATGGTTGAATTGCCGGGCAACGACCACGTGTACTTCATCGACAGCGACGCGCTCGCGCGCACGGTGACGGCGTATTTACAACAACCGGACGCGGCCACCGACGTGCGCACATGGATCGCCATCATTTTGTGCATGACCGGTCGCGGCGCGCGACTCGACGGCACCAAGCGGGCGATTCTCTCGGCGCATGATGCGCGCTTTCTACGGCAGTCGGACAGCACGTGGACGGCACTGTTCGACAGCCCCAGCACCGCACTCCGCTGCGCGCGTGAGCTGCGCACCCTTGGCGCCGGCACCGTGGGCGCGATGTCGTTGCACGTGGGCGCCTGCTCGGTCGCCGAAGGCGTACCTGTGGGCGCCGCCTACAGCCGTGCGGTCGAGGCCGCGCTTGCGACAGCACCCGGTCACATCGTACTCACCGGAATGCTGCGCGACATTCTCGCCGGAGCGGACGTATCCGTTGCGGTGCACGCCCTGGCGGCGGGCGACCGCGACGCGCCGCCCTCCGCCATCTGGGCGCTCGTGGACTGACCCGGCACGCGCGCCACCCGAAAGTCACCACCCGAAAGTCACCACCCGAAAGTCACCACCCGTTCAGGTGGTGCGGACCACCCGGTGGGTTCGCGACGTTCTCGCGCACACGGCTCACCCGCGAGCCCTCACCGCGAGAACCCCATGCGATTCCCAACCTCCGTCCGAGCGTTCCTCATGATCAGCGCCACCAGCCTTGCCGTTGCCTGCAGCGACGACGCCACCGCGCCGGACCCCAGCGGCCCCGTCACGATTGCCATCGCCCAGTCGCTCACCGGCCAAACCACTTCGGCCGGCGCGTTCACGATGACCGGCTCCCGCGCCGACAGCGGCAGCACCACCGAAGAACTGACCTTCGGCGGCCCGCTCACGCAGTCGCCCGTACCGCTGACGTACGTGCGGACCCTCACGGGCAAGCAAGGCACGCTCACCGTGCGCGGCAGTGCGACGCTCACCTTCAGCAGCCAGACCGCCGCCACACTCGCCGGTACCTGGACGGTCGAGAAGGGAACCGGCGCCTACGCGAATACGACCGGAACGGGGACCATCACAGGCTCCGCCAACTTCGGCGCCACGCCGCCGACGGGGACGCTCACCTACGCCGGACGACTCGACCGCTAGGAATCACGACGTGGCGTCAGCACTGACGTCAGCACTGGCGTCAGCGCTGGCGTCATGCCCCACTGCGTCAGCACCTCTGTGGGCACATGATCGCGCGTCGCACGCGCGTCCGCCCACGAGAGCAGTGCCCGTGCCGCATCCGTGCACAACAACTCCGGCTTCGGCGTGATGCCAACGCGACCGAGGTCGAGTCGGTCGGCATCCCAGCATGCCAGCAGCGTGGCATCACCCGTGGTCAACCCATCGGTGTGCAGCGCACACGCATCGTACAACAGGTCGAAACGCGCATCGCTCAGGTGCACCAGCGTACCACGGAGCGAGCGCGCCAGATTCCCGCCGCGCGTGCCGTGCCCGTAGTCGCGATGCTCGTTCACACGGCACGAGTCGTGGAAGAGCGCGAACAGTCGTACCACCTCCGCGTCGGCGCCGTTCTCCTCAGCCACCAGCAATCCGTTCTCCAGCACACGCGCCCAGTGCACGACGCCATGATAACCGTTCACGGGGAGCGCGTAGTCACGCAGGATATGCTGCAGGATCAGTGCATAATCGTGCATGTCGTACGCGCTACTTGCCGAGCTTCGTGCGGAAGAACGCAATCGTCTTGGGCCACGCCGCCATCGCGGCCGCGGCGTTCGGTGCATTCCCATCCTGTCCGCGCAGGAAGCCGTGACCGGCACCGTCGAAGATGTGCGACTCGTACGACTTGCCCAGCGCCTTCATCGTGGAGTCAGTGGCCGGGATCGTCGCGTTGATGCGCGCATCGTTTCCACCGTACAGGCCGAGCACCGGTGCCTTGATCGCGGCCATCTGATCAGCCGTCGGCGGAGAGCCATAGTACACCACCGAGGCGCCAAGCCCAGGCGCCGTGGTGGCGTGCAGGAACGAACGTCCTCCGCCCCAGCAGAAGCCCACGATGCCGTACTTCGGCAACGCCGCCGGCAACGCCATGCCGTACTTGGCCACGGCATCCAGAATGCGCGTGCCCGCCTCGGGCGTTACCTGACCGATCGCCGCGCGCCCCTGATCGGGAGCCGGGTCGGCTTTGAGATCGCCCGTGCGGAACATCGTCGTGAGATCCGGTGCGATGCCGATGAACCCGTCGGCGGCCAGCTGATCGGCAACCGAGCGCGTCCACGTGTTGATGCCGGTGTTCTCATGCAGCGCGATGACCACGGGCGCCTTGTCTTTGCGCTCAGGGTAGACCACCCACGCCATCACACTGTCCGTGGCGTTCACCTTGATCGCCACCCACTCGGCGTGGCGCGGCGACGCCGCGATGCGCGCGGCCGCCGTACCGGCGGACGCGGGAATACCGCCGGCCTGTTGCGGCCGCGCGCCAAGCGTGGCCGCACCGCCGTTCGTCGAGGACATGTCGTGATTGGCGTGCTCGTCGGCAGGCGCGGCCGGTGTCATGGGAGTCGCGACGACGGTGGATCGTGCCCGTCCGGCAACGAAGCCGGATCCGGCGAGGACAGCGGCGGCCGTGAGGCCGAGAATCGTACGCATGGAGGCTCTCGGGAATGGTGAGTCAGACCCCTTCCGCCCAGTGCGGCCGTTCGAAGAGGCGATGCGCGAAGCTACGAGACGGAACGTTGGCCGGCCAGACCAATCGAGAGTAGGTTGAATCCACGACCGTATCGGCCGCACGACCGGTGAGCGCCTCGGCATCATGTCCGCGCTCATACCCCATGCCCCCCGAGGTGCACCATGCGCGCGCTCTCTCGATCTGCACTGCTGCTGGTCGCCCTCACCCTGCCCGGCGTGGCTCAGGGACAGGGTGTGACCGTGCAGAGTATTGCCGACGTTCGTCTCACCGGGGCGCTCGGCGTCGCGGCCAACATCGCCGCCAAGTTTGGCGGCGGCAGCATGCACGATATTGCCACCACCACGTACGTGTCCGGCCACCGGCTGCGCACAGAGTCGGCGGCGACGTCTTCGATCATCGATGCGGATGCCGGCCGGATCACCACGATCGACCACAAGCAGAAGTCGTACACGTCGATGACGTTCGCCGAGATGTCGGCTGCCATGAAGGAGGCGGCGCAATCGGCCAAAGAATCCTCGGCCAAAGAGAAGTCCAAGGCAAAATCCAAGGATGCGTCGTCGGACGATTCGGTCAGCTTCAAGTACAAGGTCGCCGTGGACCGCCCCGGCCAACGGGAGAAGGTGTCCGGCTTCGACGCGGAGCGGGTATTCATCACCGTGACGGTCGAAGCGCAAGTTTCGTCGGAGGGCAAGCAGGATCAGTCAGTCGGCAACCTCGTGTTCCTCCTCGACCAGTGGATCTCGAAGGACGCCCCGCAGATCGCCGCGCTCCGCGAATTCCAGCGCGCCTATGCCCAGAAGATGGGGCAGGAATTCCGCACACAGGTGCAAGGATTGCAGAGCGTGTTTGCCAACGATCCGCGCATGAAGAACGGATTCGAGGCGGCGGCAAAAGAGTTGGCCAAGGTCCCCGGCATCGCCCTGAGAAGTGCGACGTACGTGTCGCTGTTGCCGGTCGATATGGAGTACGACCGCTCGCTCACGCTCGGCGATGGCGCCACGGCAGCCAAGGAAAGTGCTGCCAAGAAGGACGAGAAGCCGCAAGGCGGCGGATTCCGCGGGATGATGGGCGCGATGAAGGCCGCCGCGGAGAATGCCGCCAAGCAATCGGACAAGCAGAAGTCGGCCCCACCCAAGCAGTCGCTCCTGATGACCGTGACCGACGAGGTGAAGAGCATTACGCGCGGCGCGGTCTCCGCCGAGATGTTTGCGCCGCCGGCGGATTACAAGGAAGTCAAGCGGCAGTAGCGCAGTTTTCCTAAGGCGCCTTCTTCTCCACCTCGGCCAAGAACGCACGCACCGCTGCGATATACTCCGCCGGTTTCTCGCGCATCGCCGCGTGTGCGCCACCGGGGATCACTACCAGTCGGGCATCAGGCATCGTCTTGCGGAACTCTTCGAGCGTGGTCGGACGCGCTTCGTCGAATTCGCCGGCAATGAACAGCGACGGCGTGGTGATCTCGTCCATGTCGGCAGATCGTGTCCAGGACTTGAGCGACCCGTTCGCTAGAAACTCGGTGGGGCCCCACATTTGCCGATAGATCGTGTCGTTCGAGGTCACCCCTTCGCAGCGCGCGATCGTTGGCGTGGGCAACCGTCGCACGTGACGCGCGTAGAACGAGTCGGTCGCCGCCTTGTAGGCCGGTGAGTCGAGGGTGCCGGCCTTCTCGTTGTCGTCGAGCACCTTTTGAATTGATTCCGGCAGCTGCTCTCGCAAACTGTCGGCATCCGCAATCCATCTCGGCGTGGAGATGAGCGGGCTGCTGAAGACCACCGACTTCACGCCCGAGGGCTTCGCGACGATCATGTATTCCGCCGCCAGTGCGCCACCCCACGAGTGTCCAAGCAGATGCACGGAGTCGAGCTTGAGCGCGCGGCGCACCGCTTCGACCTCCTGCACGAAGCGCGGGAAATTCCATAGCGACGTGTCGGTGGGATGCTCGGAGCGTCCCGAACCCAGCTGGTCGTAGAAGATCACGGGCCGTTCGTTGGCGAGCGGCGCCAGCACTTCGAAGCGACACGACGTGCCCCCTGGGCCACCGTGCATCGCCAGCAGCGGCACACCGGGACCGTTGCCGATCTTGCGGTACCACACCTTGCCGCCGGGCACATCGATCATGCCCTCCTGCGACGGGAAGGTGTCTGTCGCCGCCGCAGCGAGCGCGCTGTCAGCCGCGGTATCGCCCTTCGATGAACAGGCGGCGACGGTGCACGTCGCGGCGATCGCAACGGCGGCGCTGATACGCGGCACAAGACGGGATGAGATCATCGGTCAATGATGCGACGATGGCCGCCACTTGTCGAGCAAGCGGCGGCCATCGCGGTCCATCGGTGATCTCAGTTACATCGCCAGCGCTTGCAGATCCTGCAGCGCCTTCTTCAGCATGTCGACCTTGGCCGGATCACAGCTGCGGCTTCCCTCGACGTCCGTCACGAGCTTGGCGAGCGCGCTGTTTCGCGCGGCACCGTTCACCTTTTCGGCGTTCGCAATCTGCGCGCGGATGTCACCGATCTTGGCCGGCGCCACACATCCCTTGCGCTCGAGCTGATCGGTAAACGCCTTCGCCAGCGCAAAGCTGGGCGGCCACGAGATCTTCGGCTGTCCCTGCGCGTTCAGGTAATCCCACTTCACCGTATTGGCCGCATCGATCTCGTTCTGAGAGATGAACTCGCTCGGCACCAGCTGCGCCACGTCCATACCGCGCGCAATTTCCGAGCTCACGATGTTGCCGTTGTACCAGTACACCGACCACGAGCCGCCCATCTCCATGCGCGTGCTGTCCACCGGACCACGGTCGAAGCTGGCGATCTCCTTCGGGTGCGCCGCGTCGGTCCAGTCGAACACCGAGATGCCGCCCTGGTACCACGACTGCACCATCACATCGCGGCCCGGGATCGGAATCAACGAGCCGTTGTGCGCCACGCAGTTTTCGTTCTTGGTCTGGTACGTCGGAATCTTGTAGTAGCTCTGAAACACCAGCTTCTTGTTCACGATGTTGAAGATCGCGTTCGCGCCCCACTCCGGCTTGTCGAGCGGACGGCACTTCGGTGAACCACCACCGCCCCACTCGTCGCTGAACAGCATCTTCGTGCCGTCGTTATTGAACGTGGCCGAATGCCAGTAGGCGAAGTTCGAGTCGGCCACGGCATCGAGGCGCACCGGCGACACCGGGTTGCTGATGTCGAGCAGGATGCCGTGTCCTTCACAAGCACCGCCGGCCAGGCCGAGTGCCGGGTACACGGTGATGTCGTGGCACTGCGACCCTTCGCTCACGGCCGTGGCCACTGGCTGAGGCTTGTCCATGCCCTGCGCAGAGAGAATGCGCATGACGTTCGTGTTCACGATCGGACGCGCCGCCGCCGTGTCGGCCGCGGTCGCGACGGTCGCGCCGCGCGCCTTCACGATGCTGTCGATCACCGGCTTGATGAACTGATTCGGTAGAATCACTTCCTCGTTCATCGCCGGAATCATGATGGTGAACGCGCCCTTGGCCTTGGCGGCATCCATGTCGGCCTTGTCGGCGGCTGACGCACCATGGCTCTTGGCGGCGCCAAGGCCGGCGAAGATATTCGCGCGGCCGACGACGGCTGCCGCCGCGGGGTTCGCGAGGGGCACCTTGATGATTTCGATGCGCAACCGCGAGGAGTTCGCTTCACCGCTCGGCGCGGCCACGCACTCGGCCAGCTCGCCCGCCGGACGAATGCCCGACGAACCCGACACGTAGATGTATACGTTGTTCTTGTCTTTCGGATCTTCGAGCACCGTGTGCGTGTGCGAACCGCGGCATGTCTGCACGTTGGCCACCAGTTTCGGCTCACGGATGTTCGTGATGTCGAAGATGCGCACGCCGCGCAGTCGGTCCTTGCTGATCACGTCCTTCACGCCGCCCGGCTTGCAGTCGATGCGGCCGTTCATTGCTTCGGCCGACATGAACATCAGGTTCTTGTACACGCTGACGTCGTTCTGCGACGCCGGGCACTCGTAGGCCACCACGAGCTTCGGCGCCGACGGGTTGCTGATGTCCCACACCACCGGGCCATTGTAATTGCCCTGAATGACGTAGTTACCGGTGAAGGCCAGATCGGAGTTGGTCTCGCCGAGGAACCCCTTGGGCGACACGGCCTTCGCCACGACCTTCAGGTTCGAGGTGTACTCGGCCGCGTCGAAGAGACCGGCCTTGAGGTTGTTCCGGGGGTCCCTGGCGGGCGACGGCGCGGTGACCGGCTTTCGTGGAGCGCAGGCGGCAAAGGCCGTCGCGGCGGCAACGGCCAGCAGGGCGCGTGTGGGAAGAGCGTGCATTCGGATTCGCGGGTGACGGGAGGAGAGAGCATGCGGCGCGGCGATAGAGGGAGTCTATCGCCGTGCGCGGGGTTCGTCAGGGCTGTGAGGACCGTACGGCGTGGCGGGGCGGATCGTTTCGCCTAGGAAGCCGGTCAGGTGATATAGCTTGAGCGCAATCCGAAATAGAGGAGGCTGCCCGCTAGCAGCACGACTGAGATGGTCACGCCGGCGACCCAAGCCACCGTTTTGCGGCCGTCGAATTTTCGCAGTGTGACCTGACCGAGGTCGGCACGCGCCACCGCCACCCGTTCGCGCGTGCCGTCCTTGTTGAGCTGAATCCCCACCAGGCTGTCTGCGCCTATCCGGACATTCCACAGCTCCTGTTCCTTGCCATCGGCCAGGCGAACTAGCATGCGGCCAACGCGCTTGCCCGCTACTGGCTGCAGCGCCTCATTCGGACGACGCGTAGACGTGCCCCAGGTCGTGCACGCCGACAACGACCCAACTATGAGCATAGCCGTCACCACGCGCCGCGCCCGAAGCCGCGCGCCCGTCATTCCAGCCGATCCCGCGTCGCGATCAGCTGCTCGATCGCGTCAGCCACATGGCTCGCATCGATGTGATGATCGCCCCGGGCAATCCGCAGCCGGTAGGCCGCCATCAGCACGTCGGCATCCCGGAAGCCACTGGGCGTCTCGAACTTGTAGCACGCGAGTTCGACCTTCAGTCCGTTGGGATCGCGCAGATAGATGGAGTCCATGAAGCCGCGGTCACGCTGCGTGAACGAGATTCCACGCTGTTCGAGTCGCGCCGGCGCCTGCTGAAAGGAAGCGCGCGACACGTTGAACGCGATGTGCTCCACACAGCCCACCTCGCGCGGCGCCGCACGGCCTGCGTCCGGATGCGCGTCGTTGGTGAACACGGTGAGCAGACGTCCGTCACCAGGATCGAAGTACAGATGATTCTCCGACTCGAGCCCCAGATTGGGCTGCTCGAAGAGGAACGGCATCCCGAGAACGCCCTGCCAGAAGTCGATGGCGGACTGTCGTGTGGAGCCGACGAGGGTGATGTGGTGGACACCCTGCACCTGAATACGCTGCATCGTTACTCCATCGGAAAGGCAACATCGCGCGGTGATTCAACAGACTTCGAAAACATGAAGCGGCAGAGTGCGCCGTGCAACAAGACCTACCCCTCACCCCACCGGTTTGAACAGGGCAGCGCCTCCCGTGAGATCCGCTCACCGCGAACCTGGACTACTCCCAGAAGCGGAACCGACATGACGCCCTCGATGCGAAGGGGGCCCGTCGCGCCCTGCACGACGCGCAGCGGGCGAGTAACCGAGAAGAGCAGCGGATCATTCGCCGCCTTCGCCGCCGATCCTCGATGCACACCCAAGCGATCGCGCTCCTCCTGTGAGAGAATGACGTCGACGAGTCCCGGATCGATGCCGACCTGCCACTCGCCAACACCGTTCGCGGGAGTACGCGAGTGCCACGCGACATTCACGTACGAAACCGCCGCACCGCGAACATCATGACAACTCAGCGCCAAGTGTGACACTGCAGTCGCGGCGGCGGCATCCGCCGCGTACCCCTCGGGCAATGGCGCCTCGAGCGTGTTGTCCGACGAATCGCGCTGAGGGTAGTCCATGCTCGCCACGGTCGATCCCACGCGCAGGAACATCGTGCGCGACGCCAGGCCATCGACTAGTACGTCCAGTCGGAATGTGCCGGAGATCGGGATTCGTAGCGAGCGTGCCCGCGCGATCTCGAACTCCTCGCCGGCGCGACCGATAAACGACGTGACTG
This region of Gemmatimonas groenlandica genomic DNA includes:
- a CDS encoding LVIVD repeat-containing protein — encoded protein: MHALPTRALLAVAAATAFAACAPRKPVTAPSPARDPRNNLKAGLFDAAEYTSNLKVVAKAVSPKGFLGETNSDLAFTGNYVIQGNYNGPVVWDISNPSAPKLVVAYECPASQNDVSVYKNLMFMSAEAMNGRIDCKPGGVKDVISKDRLRGVRIFDITNIREPKLVANVQTCRGSHTHTVLEDPKDKNNVYIYVSGSSGIRPAGELAECVAAPSGEANSSRLRIEIIKVPLANPAAAAVVGRANIFAGLGAAKSHGASAADKADMDAAKAKGAFTIMIPAMNEEVILPNQFIKPVIDSIVKARGATVATAADTAAARPIVNTNVMRILSAQGMDKPQPVATAVSEGSQCHDITVYPALGLAGGACEGHGILLDISNPVSPVRLDAVADSNFAYWHSATFNNDGTKMLFSDEWGGGGSPKCRPLDKPEWGANAIFNIVNKKLVFQSYYKIPTYQTKNENCVAHNGSLIPIPGRDVMVQSWYQGGISVFDWTDAAHPKEIASFDRGPVDSTRMEMGGSWSVYWYNGNIVSSEIARGMDVAQLVPSEFISQNEIDAANTVKWDYLNAQGQPKISWPPSFALAKAFTDQLERKGCVAPAKIGDIRAQIANAEKVNGAARNSALAKLVTDVEGSRSCDPAKVDMLKKALQDLQALAM
- a CDS encoding proline iminopeptidase-family hydrolase, translating into MISSRLVPRISAAVAIAATCTVAACSSKGDTAADSALAAAATDTFPSQEGMIDVPGGKVWYRKIGNGPGVPLLAMHGGPGGTSCRFEVLAPLANERPVIFYDQLGSGRSEHPTDTSLWNFPRFVQEVEAVRRALKLDSVHLLGHSWGGALAAEYMIVAKPSGVKSVVFSSPLISTPRWIADADSLREQLPESIQKVLDDNEKAGTLDSPAYKAATDSFYARHVRRLPTPTIARCEGVTSNDTIYRQMWGPTEFLANGSLKSWTRSADMDEITTPSLFIAGEFDEARPTTLEEFRKTMPDARLVVIPGGAHAAMREKPAEYIAAVRAFLAEVEKKAP
- a CDS encoding VOC family protein, coding for MQRIQVQGVHHITLVGSTRQSAIDFWQGVLGMPFLFEQPNLGLESENHLYFDPGDGRLLTVFTNDAHPDAGRAAPREVGCVEHIAFNVSRASFQQAPARLEQRGISFTQRDRGFMDSIYLRDPNGLKVELACYKFETPSGFRDADVLMAAYRLRIARGDHHIDASHVADAIEQLIATRDRLE
- a CDS encoding alpha/beta fold hydrolase, which translates into the protein MRRFARYTLIGLVLLLVGLTGYGAWKNPEKGPLDAAARTGVPGQFVALSGGVTHYDIAGPDTGRVVVLVHGFSVPSYIWDSTSTALSAAGYRVIRYDLFGRGWSDRPDAAYDGAMYDAQLNDLLDSLRITQPVDLVGLSFGGFVTSHYVAGHAARVRTFTMIDPVSSARVLPGFLSWPVVGPWVWQTTQVPGMADGQASDFLHPAQYPTWVDQYRPQMRYKGFGRALLRSAVTMSRTDFGALFASAAKAGVPTLLVWGKQDQTVPIGLSEVARTNMPQLEFFPVDSAGHLPHIEQSVLVHAKMQEFFRAHPAK
- a CDS encoding dienelactone hydrolase family protein, whose translation is MRTILGLTAAAVLAGSGFVAGRARSTVVATPMTPAAPADEHANHDMSSTNGGAATLGARPQQAGGIPASAGTAAARIAASPRHAEWVAIKVNATDSVMAWVVYPERKDKAPVVIALHENTGINTWTRSVADQLAADGFIGIAPDLTTMFRTGDLKADPAPDQGRAAIGQVTPEAGTRILDAVAKYGMALPAALPKYGIVGFCWGGGRSFLHATTAPGLGASVVYYGSPPTADQMAAIKAPVLGLYGGNDARINATIPATDSTMKALGKSYESHIFDGAGHGFLRGQDGNAPNAAAAMAAWPKTIAFFRTKLGK
- a CDS encoding alpha/beta fold hydrolase, whose amino-acid sequence is MPQTLKLRERQVLTMMAEGLSAPAIAQRLSLSADTVRWYIKQLYALLEVSSRAEAIRVAMSRGLLDAPVQPAASAPVSRSEIRYANNAGVHVAYQIVGSGPVTLLFMHGFVSHLDLAWEQLEYAAFFEQLGRVARVILFDKRGVGVSDRQGGPATIEQTVADARCVLDAAGTAGTAHTFIMGTSEGGAAAVLLASMYPERVHGLILFGVSPFIGGHGTEFPWTSNGDGQYPLLTPAPERWGETWSLDRFAPSRADQLDFRNWWSRLLRAATSPSVIDTVLANARAVDIRALLPSITTRTLVIHRIGDRLVPLAAGRYFAARMPHARMVELPGNDHVYFIDSDALARTVTAYLQQPDAATDVRTWIAIILCMTGRGARLDGTKRAILSAHDARFLRQSDSTWTALFDSPSTALRCARELRTLGAGTVGAMSLHVGACSVAEGVPVGAAYSRAVEAALATAPGHIVLTGMLRDILAGADVSVAVHALAAGDRDAPPSAIWALVD